Proteins co-encoded in one Afipia sp. P52-10 genomic window:
- a CDS encoding acetoacetate--CoA ligase, whose amino-acid sequence MNAPYVPQIALFQDWLKDKRGLTFASYDAVWRWSVTDLDGFWQCIWDYFDLQSPTPHSAVLARRDMPNAVWFAGAQVNYARQVFRHVEAAHRADQPAVMSNNEKGARQALSWPELQRQAASLALHLRDQGVQSGDRVAAYLPNIIETIVAFLAVASIGGVWSLCAPDMGTAAVLDRFKQIEPKVLIACDGVSYAGKDHDRTQVVRELRAALPSVQHLILHTNLGTTGGVEDTVSFAATIARDDAAVRAFEPVWLPFDHPLWIVYSSGTTGLPKPIVHGHGGILLMSLTLNVIHNDVGSSYAPNSLGERFHWYSSTGWVMWNCQVNGLLGGTTCCIFDGNPGGAKDSPDWTTLWRFAADLGVTFFGAGAAFFANCMKAGVDLSACGDLSKVRALGTTGSPLSEDVQRWGTAQFAKLAATNCNAAQKDIWWCNMSGGTDFAGAFIGGNRQLPTVPGEMQCRLLGCAVEAFTEEGKPVVGDVGELVCTEPLPSMPLYFWGDDGNKRYIASYFDTYPANFDGSGRGPVWRHGDWLKIMPHGGCIIYGRSDATINRHGLRMGTSELYSAVEGLPEVMDSMVVDLEYLGRESYMPLFVVLREGLTLDDRLKAAINGAIRTALSPRFVPNDVFQVAEIPRTLSGKKQELPVKKLMLGQPVERVINKDAMANPGCLDWYVLFATAYLRDRKPAAS is encoded by the coding sequence ATGAACGCGCCCTATGTTCCCCAGATCGCCCTCTTTCAAGATTGGTTGAAGGACAAGCGCGGCCTCACCTTTGCATCCTACGATGCCGTGTGGCGCTGGTCGGTGACCGATCTCGACGGCTTCTGGCAGTGCATCTGGGATTATTTCGATCTCCAGTCGCCAACCCCGCACAGCGCGGTGCTGGCACGGCGCGATATGCCGAACGCGGTCTGGTTCGCCGGCGCTCAAGTCAACTATGCGCGGCAGGTGTTCCGCCATGTCGAGGCTGCGCACCGTGCAGATCAACCCGCGGTCATGAGCAACAACGAGAAGGGCGCGCGCCAGGCGCTGTCCTGGCCCGAGTTGCAGCGGCAGGCGGCATCGTTGGCGCTGCATCTGCGGGACCAGGGCGTGCAGTCGGGTGATCGGGTTGCGGCCTATCTGCCGAATATCATCGAGACGATCGTCGCGTTCCTGGCGGTGGCCAGCATCGGCGGCGTCTGGAGCCTGTGCGCGCCGGACATGGGCACGGCCGCGGTGCTCGACCGCTTCAAGCAGATCGAGCCGAAGGTGCTGATCGCATGCGACGGCGTCAGCTATGCCGGCAAGGACCACGACCGGACCCAGGTGGTGCGCGAGTTGCGAGCCGCGCTGCCGAGCGTGCAGCATCTCATCCTGCATACCAATCTCGGCACCACCGGCGGGGTCGAGGATACGGTTTCATTCGCCGCGACGATCGCGCGCGATGATGCTGCGGTAAGGGCGTTCGAACCGGTGTGGCTGCCGTTCGATCATCCGCTCTGGATCGTGTATTCGAGCGGCACGACCGGTTTGCCGAAGCCGATCGTACACGGCCATGGCGGCATCCTGCTGATGTCGCTGACGCTGAACGTGATCCATAACGACGTCGGCAGCAGCTATGCGCCGAACTCGCTTGGCGAGCGCTTCCATTGGTACAGCTCGACCGGATGGGTGATGTGGAATTGCCAGGTCAATGGGCTGCTCGGCGGCACGACCTGCTGCATTTTCGACGGCAATCCGGGCGGCGCGAAGGACAGTCCGGACTGGACGACGCTGTGGCGCTTCGCTGCCGATCTCGGCGTGACGTTCTTCGGTGCGGGCGCGGCGTTCTTCGCCAACTGCATGAAGGCGGGCGTGGACCTGTCGGCGTGTGGCGATCTGTCGAAGGTGCGCGCGCTCGGGACGACCGGTTCGCCGCTGAGCGAAGACGTGCAGCGCTGGGGCACCGCGCAGTTCGCCAAGCTCGCGGCGACGAACTGCAATGCGGCGCAGAAAGACATCTGGTGGTGCAACATGTCCGGCGGCACCGACTTCGCTGGCGCCTTCATCGGCGGCAATCGCCAGTTGCCGACCGTGCCGGGCGAGATGCAATGCAGGCTGCTCGGCTGTGCGGTCGAAGCGTTCACTGAGGAGGGCAAGCCTGTCGTCGGCGATGTCGGCGAACTGGTCTGCACCGAGCCGCTGCCGTCGATGCCGCTCTATTTCTGGGGCGACGACGGCAACAAGCGCTACATCGCCAGCTACTTCGATACATATCCTGCGAATTTCGACGGCTCCGGCCGCGGGCCAGTCTGGCGTCATGGCGACTGGCTGAAGATCATGCCGCATGGCGGCTGCATCATTTATGGCCGCAGCGACGCGACGATCAACCGTCACGGCCTGCGGATGGGTACCAGCGAGCTCTATAGCGCGGTCGAAGGGCTGCCTGAGGTGATGGACTCGATGGTGGTCGACCTCGAGTATCTCGGCCGCGAGAGCTACATGCCGCTGTTTGTCGTCTTGCGCGAGGGGCTCACGCTCGATGATCGGCTGAAGGCGGCCATCAATGGAGCGATCCGCACGGCGCTATCGCCGCGCTTCGTGCCGAACGACGTATTTCAGGTCGCGGAGATTCCGCGCACCTTGTCCGGCAAGAAGCAGGAGCTGCCGGTCAAGAAGCTAATGCTGGGCCAACCGGTCGAACGGGTCATCAACAAGGATGCGATGGCAAACCCGGGTTGTCTCGATTGGTATGTGTTGTTCGCGACCGCGTATCTTCGCGATCGGAAACCGGCGGCGTCATAG
- a CDS encoding carboxymuconolactone decarboxylase family protein, whose translation MARLPYLDLADIAAEHHDLLARKINLNKILVHSPAAARAFGKLGGHIRFKSKLDPRLRELAILQVGYLTRSAYEYSHHIKIGREFGVSDDDIRGLIDENSGKPSNLDPLTKAVLQAAREMTHKIALSDETFAALNRHMDAETIVELIVAIAFYNGVVRLLAALQIDVEDDYKTYLDAFPLPK comes from the coding sequence ATGGCTCGCCTTCCCTATCTCGATCTGGCCGACATAGCTGCCGAGCACCACGACCTGCTGGCGCGCAAGATCAACCTCAACAAGATCCTGGTGCATAGCCCCGCTGCCGCCCGCGCCTTCGGCAAGCTCGGGGGGCACATCCGGTTCAAGAGCAAGCTCGATCCGCGTCTGCGCGAACTGGCGATCCTGCAGGTCGGCTATCTCACCCGCTCCGCATACGAGTACTCGCACCACATCAAGATCGGCCGCGAATTCGGTGTGTCCGATGACGACATCCGTGGGCTGATCGACGAGAACAGCGGCAAGCCCTCGAATCTCGACCCGCTGACGAAGGCGGTGCTGCAGGCCGCGCGCGAGATGACCCATAAGATCGCGCTTTCGGACGAAACCTTCGCCGCGCTGAACCGGCACATGGATGCCGAGACGATCGTCGAACTGATCGTTGCCATCGCGTTCTACAACGGCGTGGTGCGGCTGCTCGCAGCGTTGCAGATCGATGTCGAGGATGACTACAAGACGTATCTCGACGCCTTCCCGCTTCCCAAATGA
- a CDS encoding MFS transporter, whose translation MADIVAGSERSETQSELRSLTVISVAHWLSHYYILVLPMLYPFLKDRLGVGFIELGLSMTVFGVVSGLTQAPLGYVVDRFGARKLLILGVCLGSIAFIILGFSLNYATLIGCAALLGLANSVYHPSDYALLAANIDGRRIGRAFSIHTFAGFFGGAVAPALVAALVALTSGTGALIATGVIGFAVALLLVLFPIPEASAATAANTNASADPNAPTSVLTPAIISLTIFFMLLGLSNSGISTFGVVSLMSGYGLVFSTANIALTAYLGASAVGVLAGGFLADRTHRHGDVAAACFAANVVLVILIAMFTPHPALMIAMMTLAGFLGGVIAPSRDMMVRKAAPPGAAGRAFGIVSTGFNMSGIVSPILFGWVMDQSMPRGVFWLAAFFMALTVLLAFVTERRKPSPAEAT comes from the coding sequence ATGGCGGACATCGTCGCCGGGTCGGAGCGGAGCGAGACGCAGTCGGAACTGCGCAGCCTGACCGTCATTTCGGTCGCGCACTGGCTCAGCCACTATTACATCCTGGTGCTGCCGATGCTGTACCCGTTCCTGAAGGACAGGCTCGGCGTCGGCTTCATCGAGCTTGGCCTGTCGATGACCGTGTTCGGCGTGGTATCCGGGCTGACCCAGGCGCCACTGGGCTACGTCGTCGACCGCTTCGGCGCGCGCAAGCTGCTGATCCTGGGTGTTTGCCTCGGCAGCATCGCCTTCATCATCCTGGGCTTCAGCCTGAACTACGCGACCCTGATCGGCTGCGCCGCCCTGCTCGGGCTCGCCAACAGCGTCTATCATCCCTCCGACTACGCGCTGTTGGCGGCCAATATCGACGGCCGGCGCATCGGCAGGGCCTTCTCGATCCACACCTTCGCCGGCTTCTTCGGCGGCGCCGTTGCGCCCGCGCTGGTCGCGGCCCTCGTGGCGCTGACCAGCGGCACCGGCGCGCTGATCGCAACCGGCGTGATCGGCTTTGCCGTGGCGCTGCTGCTGGTGCTCTTCCCGATTCCCGAAGCCAGTGCCGCGACCGCCGCGAACACCAATGCCAGCGCGGATCCGAACGCACCGACCAGTGTCCTCACCCCGGCAATCATCTCGCTGACGATCTTCTTCATGCTGCTCGGCCTGTCCAACAGCGGCATCAGCACCTTCGGCGTGGTCTCGCTGATGAGCGGCTACGGCCTCGTGTTCTCGACCGCCAATATCGCCCTGACCGCCTATCTCGGCGCCAGCGCGGTGGGCGTGCTCGCGGGCGGTTTTCTCGCCGATCGTACCCACCGCCACGGCGACGTCGCCGCCGCATGCTTTGCCGCGAACGTCGTCCTCGTCATCCTGATCGCGATGTTCACGCCGCATCCAGCGTTGATGATCGCGATGATGACGCTGGCGGGCTTCCTCGGCGGCGTGATCGCGCCGTCCCGCGACATGATGGTGCGCAAGGCAGCGCCGCCCGGCGCTGCCGGACGTGCCTTCGGCATCGTTTCAACCGGCTTCAACATGAGCGGCATCGTCAGCCCGATCCTGTTCGGCTGGGTCATGGATCAATCCATGCCGCGCGGCGTGTTCTGGCTGGCCGCCTTCTTCATGGCGCTGACGGTTCTGCTGGCGTTCGTGACGGAGCGGCGCAAGCCGAGCCCGGCCGAGGCGACCTGA
- a CDS encoding esterase-like activity of phytase family protein yields the protein MRHSFLCSVALSFMLSTGALASAEFPATLAGHAVLPAETFIEAPADAPADLKTSGKYTTGRRVEALGSVMGKSYERPTGVSVPFKGQPLQGHSGIKVMPDGTFWVLTDNGMGSRYNSADSMLYLNRHKIDWTTGKVERQETVFLHDPDRKVPFRIVHEDTAKRYLTGADFDTEGFQIIGDTFWIGEEFGPYIIKADKSGKVLAVFESMADGKPVRSPDHWSVQSPGAPGATYTTVNLRRSKGYEGFASSKDGKFLYPLLEGALWDPEKKDIEKVDGKEAARILEFDVVAETFTGRFWYYVFEANGNAIGDFNMLDATSGLVIERDNGEGTPDKACPQGQRGESCFADLAKFKRVYKVELSDANAGKPVRKVAYIDLMKIKDPEKKARKALNDGVLTFPFFTIENVDRVDDRHIIVGNDNNLPFSTSRDPNKADDNEFVLLEAADFLKAK from the coding sequence ATGCGCCATTCGTTTCTGTGCTCCGTTGCACTGAGTTTCATGTTGTCGACGGGAGCGCTGGCCAGCGCCGAATTTCCGGCAACGCTCGCCGGTCATGCGGTTCTCCCGGCAGAAACCTTTATCGAGGCCCCGGCGGATGCTCCGGCCGACCTGAAGACATCGGGCAAGTATACCACTGGCCGCCGGGTCGAGGCGCTGGGCAGCGTCATGGGCAAATCCTACGAGCGGCCGACCGGCGTCTCCGTCCCGTTCAAGGGGCAGCCGTTGCAGGGGCACTCGGGCATCAAGGTGATGCCCGACGGCACATTCTGGGTGCTGACCGACAATGGCATGGGCTCGCGTTACAATTCCGCGGATTCGATGCTGTACCTCAACCGTCACAAGATCGATTGGACGACCGGCAAGGTCGAGCGCCAGGAGACGGTATTCCTGCATGACCCGGATCGGAAGGTGCCGTTCCGTATCGTCCATGAGGATACGGCCAAACGCTATCTCACCGGCGCCGATTTTGACACTGAAGGCTTCCAGATCATCGGCGATACCTTCTGGATCGGCGAAGAATTCGGCCCCTACATCATCAAGGCGGACAAGAGCGGCAAGGTGCTGGCGGTGTTCGAGTCAATGGCGGACGGCAAGCCGGTGCGCTCGCCGGATCATTGGTCGGTGCAGTCTCCGGGCGCGCCGGGCGCAACCTATACGACCGTCAATCTGCGCCGCTCCAAGGGTTACGAAGGCTTTGCCAGCTCCAAGGACGGCAAATTCCTCTATCCGCTGCTCGAAGGCGCGCTGTGGGATCCGGAGAAGAAGGACATCGAGAAGGTCGATGGCAAGGAAGCCGCGCGCATCCTTGAATTCGATGTCGTGGCGGAGACGTTCACCGGCCGCTTCTGGTATTACGTGTTCGAGGCGAACGGCAACGCCATCGGCGACTTCAACATGCTGGACGCAACGTCCGGCTTGGTGATCGAGCGTGACAATGGCGAAGGCACGCCGGACAAGGCCTGTCCGCAGGGCCAGCGCGGCGAGAGCTGTTTCGCCGATCTCGCCAAGTTCAAGCGGGTGTACAAGGTCGAATTGTCCGATGCCAACGCCGGCAAGCCGGTGCGCAAGGTCGCCTATATTGATCTGATGAAGATCAAGGATCCGGAGAAGAAGGCACGCAAGGCGCTGAACGATGGTGTCCTGACGTTCCCGTTCTTCACGATCGAAAATGTCGATCGGGTCGACGATCGCCATATTATTGTCGGCAATGACAATAATCTGCCGTTCTCCACCAGCCGGGATCCGAACAAGGCAGACGATAACGAATTCGTCCTGCTCGAAGCCGCGGACTTCCTGAAGGCGAAGTGA
- a CDS encoding pyridoxamine 5'-phosphate oxidase family protein, with the protein MSIVSSVEELEAIYGKPNDASTVKVADRVTAEYRKLIEVSPFAALATSGPEGLDCSPRGDAAGFVRIHDDKTLMMPDRRGNNRIDSLRNIVRDPRVALLFLIPGVGSTLRINGRAHIATDPALCQSFLMEGKAPRSVIVMDVDEVYFQCARAIVRSDLWNPAKHVDAKDLPSPGQILASMSANRVGGEEYDRAWPERARQTMW; encoded by the coding sequence ATGTCGATTGTGTCGTCTGTTGAAGAGCTCGAGGCGATCTACGGAAAGCCTAATGACGCTTCGACGGTCAAAGTCGCCGACCGGGTGACGGCCGAATACCGCAAGCTGATCGAGGTCTCGCCGTTTGCCGCGCTGGCAACCAGCGGTCCTGAAGGGCTCGATTGCTCGCCGCGCGGCGACGCCGCCGGCTTCGTCCGTATCCATGACGACAAGACGCTGATGATGCCGGACCGGCGCGGCAACAACCGGATCGACTCCTTGCGCAACATCGTGCGTGATCCGCGGGTGGCGCTGTTGTTTCTGATCCCCGGCGTCGGAAGCACGTTGCGGATCAACGGCCGCGCGCATATCGCGACCGATCCTGCGCTGTGCCAGTCATTCCTGATGGAAGGCAAGGCGCCGCGTTCGGTGATCGTCATGGATGTCGATGAGGTCTATTTCCAGTGCGCGCGAGCCATCGTCCGCTCCGATCTCTGGAATCCCGCCAAGCATGTCGACGCGAAGGATCTGCCGAGTCCGGGCCAGATCCTGGCCAGCATGAGCGCCAATCGGGTCGGCGGCGAGGAGTATGATCGGGCTTGGCCGGAGCGGGCTCGGCAGACGATGTGGTGA
- a CDS encoding MFS transporter, which translates to MNSTLSAGTPAQSRIHYAWVVAAATFLSGLIMAGAVGAPGIFIIPLQQEFGWSTSDISAALAIRFFLFGIIAPFAAALMNRYGVRRVVLTAQSIVAGSLLLSLGMTSLWQLMLLWGIGVGIGTGMTALVLGATVATRWFTARRGLVVGILTASVATGQLIFLPILTSLSVAYGWRIALMVVCVAVGGAALVMLLLMRDRPSDVGLLPYGHEGPPPAAPPAPASVTAAAFGALRDASRTRAFWILFGTFFICGASTNGLIQTHFIPMCVDYGLTQTSAAGLLAAIGVFDFFGTIISGWLSDRYNNRWLLFWYYGLRGLSLVFLPFTDFTFFGLSLFAVFYGLDWIATVPPTVKLTAAKFGPERANLVFGWIFAGHQIGAALAAFAAGFSRTMLATYLPAFFAAGALCIVAAVIALTIEDRRRTAET; encoded by the coding sequence ATGAATTCCACGCTATCCGCGGGCACGCCTGCCCAGTCCCGCATTCACTACGCCTGGGTCGTTGCCGCCGCGACGTTCCTGTCCGGATTGATCATGGCCGGCGCGGTCGGAGCGCCGGGAATCTTCATTATTCCGCTGCAGCAGGAGTTCGGCTGGTCCACCTCGGATATTTCCGCCGCACTCGCGATCCGCTTCTTCCTGTTCGGCATCATCGCGCCGTTCGCGGCCGCGCTGATGAACCGGTATGGCGTGCGCCGTGTTGTCCTGACCGCGCAGAGCATCGTCGCCGGCAGCCTGCTGCTGTCGCTGGGAATGACCAGCCTGTGGCAACTGATGCTGCTCTGGGGCATCGGCGTCGGCATCGGAACGGGAATGACGGCATTGGTGCTCGGCGCGACCGTGGCGACACGCTGGTTCACGGCACGACGAGGGCTCGTGGTCGGCATTCTGACCGCCAGCGTCGCGACGGGACAGCTGATCTTCCTGCCGATCCTCACCTCGCTGTCGGTTGCCTATGGCTGGCGCATCGCCTTGATGGTGGTGTGCGTGGCCGTCGGCGGTGCGGCGTTGGTGATGCTGTTGCTGATGCGGGATCGCCCGTCGGATGTCGGCCTGCTGCCCTATGGTCACGAGGGACCACCGCCGGCTGCGCCGCCGGCACCGGCCTCGGTGACGGCCGCTGCCTTCGGCGCCTTGCGCGACGCCTCACGCACGCGGGCATTCTGGATTCTGTTCGGCACCTTCTTCATTTGCGGCGCCAGCACCAACGGCTTGATCCAGACCCACTTCATCCCGATGTGCGTCGATTACGGCCTGACGCAAACCAGTGCGGCAGGGTTGCTCGCTGCGATCGGTGTGTTCGACTTCTTCGGAACGATCATCTCGGGCTGGCTGTCGGACCGGTACAACAATCGCTGGCTGCTGTTCTGGTACTACGGCTTGCGCGGCCTGTCGCTCGTGTTCCTGCCCTTCACGGACTTTACCTTCTTCGGCCTGTCGCTGTTCGCCGTGTTCTACGGGCTCGACTGGATCGCGACCGTGCCGCCGACGGTCAAGCTGACGGCCGCGAAGTTCGGTCCCGAGCGCGCCAATCTTGTGTTTGGCTGGATCTTCGCGGGCCATCAAATCGGTGCAGCATTGGCGGCCTTCGCGGCCGGGTTCTCGCGGACGATGCTGGCGACGTATCTGCCGGCCTTCTTCGCCGCCGGCGCGCTGTGCATTGTCGCCGCGGTGATCGCGCTGACGATCGAGGATCGGCGTCGCACGGCGGAGACGTAG
- a CDS encoding TerC family protein — MAELFTAQALTALLQVIMIDLVLAGDNAIVIGLAAAGLPAEQRKRAILIGIVAATVLRIGFAAATAQLLQIVGLLLAGGLLLLWVCWKMWRELRSQHAEETAESFDIDVNPDGTASVRGPRKTLAQATWQIIIADVSMSLDNVLAVAGAAREHPYVLVFGLALSIALMGIAATFIAKLLQKHRWIAYVGLAVILYVAVEMIYRGTQEVLPLVTALAMFN, encoded by the coding sequence ATGGCTGAACTTTTCACCGCCCAAGCGCTGACGGCGCTCCTGCAGGTCATCATGATCGATCTGGTGCTCGCAGGCGACAACGCGATCGTCATCGGCCTTGCAGCCGCCGGCTTGCCCGCTGAACAACGCAAGCGCGCGATCCTGATCGGCATTGTTGCCGCCACGGTTCTCCGCATCGGCTTTGCCGCGGCGACGGCGCAACTGCTGCAGATCGTCGGCCTGCTGCTCGCGGGCGGACTGTTGCTGCTGTGGGTGTGCTGGAAGATGTGGCGCGAGTTGCGCAGCCAGCATGCCGAAGAAACCGCCGAGTCGTTCGACATCGACGTCAACCCCGATGGCACCGCATCGGTTCGCGGCCCGCGCAAGACCTTGGCACAGGCGACCTGGCAGATCATCATCGCCGACGTATCGATGTCGCTCGACAACGTGCTCGCCGTCGCCGGCGCGGCGCGCGAGCATCCATACGTGCTGGTGTTCGGCCTTGCGCTGTCGATCGCGCTGATGGGCATCGCGGCGACGTTTATCGCCAAGCTGCTGCAGAAGCATCGCTGGATCGCCTATGTCGGCCTCGCGGTCATCCTCTATGTGGCGGTTGAGATGATCTATCGCGGCACACAGGAGGTGTTGCCGCTCGTCACCGCGCTGGCGATGTTCAACTAG
- a CDS encoding helix-turn-helix domain-containing protein, which translates to MHFAKAEPEAKLLRKQAGAWLKGLRNRAGLSQVELADRLGLKYYTFISQVENGFGRVPTEAMEGWARALGETPSSFARKLLEFYDPELHRLLFEDKT; encoded by the coding sequence GTGCATTTTGCGAAGGCGGAGCCTGAAGCGAAGCTGCTGCGGAAGCAGGCTGGGGCTTGGCTGAAAGGCTTGAGGAACCGGGCCGGATTGTCGCAGGTCGAACTCGCGGACCGGTTGGGTCTTAAGTACTACACATTCATCTCGCAGGTGGAAAACGGCTTCGGTCGTGTTCCCACCGAGGCGATGGAAGGCTGGGCTCGCGCGTTGGGAGAAACCCCGTCGTCATTCGCCCGCAAGCTGCTCGAGTTTTATGATCCGGAGCTTCACCGGCTCCTCTTCGAGGACAAGACATGA
- a CDS encoding TerC family protein, with the protein MDFNDTAFWLAIGQIIWINILLSGDNAVVIAMACRSLSDRARLWGMILGAGVAVVLRIIFTGIVTTLMNVPYLKAAGAIALLYIAIDLIKPKSHDEDDQVNAADTLLKAMMTIAIADVVMSLDNVVAIAAVAKGSWVLLVIGLGISIPMIVAGSAIIMAMLDRFPVLVWAGAALLGWIAGELFVSDVGIAGQLGTATAHAYEKPAAIAGAVFVLAVGALLRFVRRRETPVTDQHQSQS; encoded by the coding sequence TTGGACTTCAACGACACAGCATTCTGGCTTGCGATCGGCCAGATCATCTGGATCAACATTCTGCTTTCAGGCGACAACGCCGTCGTCATCGCGATGGCATGCCGCTCGCTGTCCGACCGCGCTCGCCTCTGGGGCATGATCCTCGGCGCCGGCGTTGCGGTGGTGCTGCGGATCATCTTCACCGGCATCGTGACGACGCTGATGAACGTGCCTTATCTCAAGGCGGCCGGCGCCATCGCGCTGCTCTACATCGCGATCGACCTGATCAAGCCGAAGTCCCACGACGAAGACGATCAGGTCAACGCAGCCGACACGCTGCTGAAGGCGATGATGACGATCGCCATCGCCGACGTGGTGATGAGCCTCGACAACGTCGTCGCCATCGCCGCCGTCGCCAAGGGCAGCTGGGTTCTGCTCGTCATCGGCCTCGGCATCTCGATCCCGATGATCGTTGCCGGAAGCGCGATCATCATGGCGATGCTTGACCGCTTTCCGGTGCTGGTCTGGGCCGGTGCCGCGCTGCTCGGATGGATCGCGGGCGAGCTGTTCGTCAGCGACGTCGGCATCGCCGGCCAGCTGGGCACGGCTACCGCGCACGCTTACGAAAAGCCTGCTGCGATCGCCGGCGCCGTCTTCGTGCTTGCGGTTGGTGCGCTGCTCCGCTTCGTCCGCCGCCGCGAAACACCGGTGACGGATCAGCACCAGAGCCAGAGCTGA
- a CDS encoding caspase family protein, translating to MSFDKAKGSRHSFIIAAAAIATVISLGLGAHAALNKISSDAKQAVSNLGDAAGAAAAQPARLALVIGNSRYPDANAPLVQPINDARALTASLRRDGFDVDVVEDANKEDMRRAVDRLTAKVRPDSVVLLFYGGYGVQAGRQSYMIPVDATIWRESDVRRHGMSIESVLNALKDRGARASLVVLDASRRNPYERRFRTYSHGLSPIDAPQNALILSSATPGKVVDDSTGENSALVSELLKNMNAQGLGVEQVFTRTRLAVTRSSDGQQVPMLSSSLVEDIRLKATAEKAGS from the coding sequence ATGAGTTTCGACAAAGCGAAGGGGTCCCGACACTCCTTCATTATTGCCGCAGCGGCTATTGCGACAGTCATTTCTCTCGGCCTCGGCGCCCATGCCGCGCTGAACAAGATCAGCAGCGATGCGAAGCAGGCGGTGTCCAACCTCGGCGATGCGGCAGGAGCAGCGGCTGCGCAACCGGCGCGCCTTGCGTTGGTGATCGGCAACAGCCGTTATCCGGATGCGAACGCTCCTCTCGTACAGCCGATCAACGATGCGCGCGCACTCACCGCGTCGCTGCGCCGTGACGGTTTCGATGTGGATGTCGTCGAAGATGCCAACAAGGAAGACATGCGTCGGGCGGTCGATCGGCTGACGGCAAAGGTTCGCCCCGACTCGGTGGTCCTGCTGTTCTACGGCGGTTACGGTGTGCAGGCGGGGCGGCAGAGTTACATGATCCCGGTCGATGCGACGATCTGGAGAGAGTCCGACGTTCGCCGTCATGGCATGAGCATTGAATCGGTGCTCAACGCGCTGAAGGATCGCGGTGCCCGGGCGAGCCTCGTGGTCCTCGATGCTTCGCGCCGCAATCCCTACGAGCGCCGTTTCCGCACCTATTCGCACGGCCTGTCGCCGATCGATGCGCCGCAGAACGCGCTGATCCTGTCGTCTGCAACGCCGGGCAAGGTGGTGGACGACAGCACGGGTGAGAACAGCGCGCTGGTCAGCGAGCTGCTCAAGAACATGAATGCGCAAGGCCTCGGCGTGGAGCAGGTCTTCACGCGGACGCGTCTGGCGGTCACGCGCAGCTCCGATGGCCAGCAGGTCCCGATGCTGTCATCTTCGCTGGTCGAGGACATCCGCCTCAAGGCGACGGCGGAGAAGGCGGGAAGCTGA
- a CDS encoding efflux RND transporter periplasmic adaptor subunit, with amino-acid sequence MSSLSAAALVAAALLASASARAAGEDDAQKGVTVTAVKATKSCFAATAEVFGILLATEEATVSPTRDGLRITQVLVDPGATVNAGQPLARLAQSDGGSEISLTAPVAGTISAINAVVGTTTSMRADPLFRIIARGEFEMVGDVPAKDMPALSAGQTATIKVVGAPSVEGRVRSVSSTIDPTTQLGQVRIQVVTPKPRLLVNASGRATIKTGESCNVAVPLSAILYGNGGPVIQVVRRQRIETRRVEVGLLSSGQAEIKEGVAEGDIIVARAGALLREGDPVRTIMADTTATK; translated from the coding sequence TTGAGTTCTCTGTCCGCGGCAGCATTGGTTGCTGCGGCGCTGCTCGCATCAGCCAGTGCGCGAGCCGCGGGCGAGGACGACGCGCAGAAGGGTGTCACGGTCACGGCCGTCAAGGCGACGAAGTCCTGCTTTGCGGCGACCGCCGAGGTGTTCGGCATCCTGCTGGCGACGGAGGAAGCCACCGTCTCGCCGACGCGCGACGGCTTGCGGATCACGCAAGTTCTCGTCGATCCAGGAGCGACAGTAAATGCGGGGCAGCCGCTGGCCCGGCTTGCCCAATCGGACGGCGGCAGCGAGATTTCGCTGACGGCACCAGTCGCCGGTACGATCAGTGCGATCAACGCTGTCGTCGGAACGACCACATCGATGCGTGCCGACCCGCTGTTCCGCATCATCGCCCGCGGCGAGTTCGAAATGGTTGGCGACGTGCCGGCCAAGGACATGCCCGCGCTTTCCGCCGGCCAGACCGCAACGATCAAGGTGGTCGGCGCGCCGAGCGTCGAGGGGCGCGTGCGCAGCGTCTCGTCGACGATCGATCCCACCACACAGCTTGGACAGGTCCGCATCCAGGTCGTCACGCCGAAGCCGCGCCTGCTCGTTAATGCATCAGGCCGCGCAACGATCAAGACCGGCGAAAGCTGCAACGTGGCCGTCCCGCTCAGCGCCATCCTCTACGGCAACGGCGGCCCGGTGATCCAGGTGGTGCGACGGCAACGCATCGAAACCCGCCGCGTCGAGGTCGGACTGCTGTCGTCGGGACAGGCCGAGATCAAGGAAGGCGTCGCGGAGGGAGACATCATCGTCGCCCGGGCTGGTGCGCTGCTGCGGGAGGGCGATCCCGTTCGTACGATCATGGCCGATACGACAGCGACCAAATAG